The following are from one region of the Candidatus Equadaptatus faecalis genome:
- a CDS encoding UxaA family hydrolase: MPVNAIKVTDKDNVATVLQPVSAGAEVCWSLSEKSVAAASDIPFGHKIAVRGIAAGEYVYKYGEIIGEAVKDIAAGEHIHVSNIDSRRARGDKK; the protein is encoded by the coding sequence ATGCCTGTGAACGCAATTAAAGTAACTGACAAAGACAACGTGGCAACGGTTCTTCAGCCTGTTTCCGCCGGAGCGGAAGTCTGCTGGAGCCTGTCGGAAAAGTCTGTTGCTGCCGCCTCGGATATTCCGTTCGGTCACAAAATCGCAGTGCGCGGCATTGCCGCCGGCGAGTACGTCTACAAATACGGTGAAATTATCGGTGAAGCGGTGAAAGACATTGCCGCAGGCGAGCATATACACGTTTCAAACATTGACAGCCGCAGGGCAAGAGGGGATAAAAAATGA
- a CDS encoding site-specific integrase: MIYRTEKDIENIKQTDKPQRIRIAPNLYLNVTQKTSKLAKKWYIRTKFNGKTVYEFIGFFDPKSKNHKDSKHISLNHALDITAEKIVSKSRAARMEKISDKEFNPYFSVMCEKWFDIYHNNQRESTAINALKIIRKYIETASFYNKRLRNIQRKEIRDLVVDVPIATANKMLGYIRKVFLFAKNNGYYAPPAYTKADAEVPTPQEINIPTKSEKHFNAIIDPYDFAIMIKKIREHSEFEYITTRAILFLAYNFCRGGEMLKLQWKDIDLDFDNLIKLPKEKVKHNEELLIPFSKQTRQLLIDIRKYRIKNDNILGKNLSEHYVFHKHGDIHSPMSSSGLSKFMRKLGYGIETHCLHGFRSSASTMLREQLDFQSELIESQLGHHIGTGVERIYNRATLLEKRKEMLQTYSDYIDYIVGLLDKPRADRSKFVIGKGDSSNRKVKIIDIATGHEEIITLKYGENIKALKERLSK; the protein is encoded by the coding sequence ATGATATACAGAACAGAAAAAGATATTGAAAACATAAAACAAACCGATAAACCGCAACGCATACGCATTGCGCCAAACTTGTATTTGAATGTCACACAGAAGACATCGAAGTTAGCAAAAAAATGGTATATCAGAACAAAGTTTAATGGTAAAACTGTTTACGAGTTCATTGGATTTTTTGACCCAAAGAGTAAAAATCACAAAGACAGCAAACATATTTCTTTAAACCATGCGCTTGATATTACTGCCGAAAAAATTGTTAGCAAGAGTAGGGCAGCTCGTATGGAAAAAATTTCCGACAAAGAATTTAACCCGTATTTTTCTGTTATGTGCGAAAAATGGTTTGATATTTACCATAACAATCAACGAGAAAGTACCGCTATAAACGCATTAAAGATTATACGAAAATATATTGAAACAGCCTCTTTCTACAATAAAAGGTTGAGAAATATCCAGAGAAAGGAAATCAGAGATTTAGTTGTTGATGTCCCTATTGCTACAGCAAATAAAATGCTCGGTTATATAAGGAAGGTTTTTCTTTTCGCAAAGAATAACGGCTACTATGCTCCACCAGCCTATACAAAAGCAGACGCCGAAGTTCCGACACCGCAAGAGATAAATATACCGACAAAATCTGAAAAACATTTTAACGCTATAATCGACCCGTATGATTTTGCGATTATGATAAAGAAAATCAGAGAGCATTCGGAGTTTGAATATATCACTACAAGAGCAATTTTATTCTTGGCGTATAATTTCTGTCGCGGTGGTGAAATGTTAAAACTTCAATGGAAAGATATAGATTTGGATTTTGATAATCTTATAAAGCTTCCCAAAGAAAAAGTGAAACACAATGAAGAACTGCTGATACCGTTTAGCAAACAAACACGGCAGTTATTGATTGATATCAGGAAATACAGAATAAAAAACGATAATATTCTTGGAAAAAATCTGTCCGAGCATTATGTATTTCACAAACACGGCGATATTCACAGTCCAATGTCTTCATCGGGATTGTCAAAGTTTATGCGAAAACTTGGTTATGGTATTGAAACGCATTGCTTACACGGTTTTAGAAGTTCAGCAAGTACAATGTTACGAGAGCAGTTGGATTTTCAATCCGAACTTATTGAATCGCAGTTAGGACACCATATAGGAACAGGAGTAGAGCGCATATATAACCGTGCCACACTTCTAGAAAAAAGAAAAGAAATGTTACAAACATATTCAGACTACATAGATTATATTGTTGGACTTTTAGACAAACCGAGAGCAGATAGATCAAAGTTTGTAATCGGGAAAGGAGATTCAAGTAACAGGAAAGTTAAAATCATAGATATAGCAACAGGACACGAAGAAATTATTACACTCAAATATGGAGAAAATATCAAAGCATTAAAAGAAAGGCTTAGCAAATAA
- a CDS encoding nicotinate phosphoribosyltransferase, with the protein MNRTLMTDFYEFTMAQTYFDRNETNKIGYFDIFFRRNPFDGGYSVSGGLDEIIDYVNGFSFTGEDIDYLRSRSCFSDAFLEYLRELKFTGDVYAVEDGTPVFPQEPVVTVRANVIEAQLCETALLAAFNHGTLVTTAARRICEAAGGAPVMEFGARRARGIASAVEASKYSFVGGCGGTSNVLAAKLYDIPALGTMAHSLVCDADDEYSAFLSYAKSNPDNCLFLVDTFNVLKSGVPNAIRVARDFLLPNGYKFKGIRIDSGDLAYLSKQARKMLDEAGFTDTAICLSNGLDEKTILSLRHQGACFNLLGVGDNIAAANERVGGVYKLVAIEENGVTVPKIKVTNDSSKTVTPGFKQLYRFYDKATGFALGDVVALDEDKIPTDCFTLTSHIEEWKTKTITDYNVKNLRVKVFENGKQIYKMPGVHKRRAYCEEQMKTLYPEVLRSSNPQEYYVDLTHRLSNLRKELIKKAIAR; encoded by the coding sequence ATGAACCGGACGCTGATGACCGACTTTTACGAATTTACGATGGCACAGACTTATTTTGACCGCAATGAGACGAACAAGATAGGTTATTTTGACATTTTCTTCCGCAGAAATCCGTTTGACGGAGGCTATTCCGTTTCCGGCGGGCTTGACGAAATTATTGATTACGTCAACGGCTTTTCTTTCACGGGAGAGGATATAGATTATCTGCGGAGCCGCAGCTGTTTTTCGGACGCTTTTCTTGAATATCTGCGCGAACTGAAGTTTACCGGCGACGTCTATGCGGTTGAGGACGGCACCCCTGTTTTTCCGCAGGAGCCTGTTGTCACTGTCCGCGCCAACGTCATTGAAGCGCAGCTTTGCGAAACCGCCCTGCTTGCCGCTTTTAACCACGGAACTCTCGTAACAACCGCGGCGCGGCGCATCTGCGAGGCGGCCGGCGGTGCCCCTGTTATGGAGTTCGGCGCAAGACGCGCAAGAGGAATAGCTTCTGCCGTTGAGGCAAGTAAGTATTCTTTCGTCGGGGGCTGCGGGGGCACAAGCAATGTGCTTGCGGCAAAACTTTACGACATTCCTGCGCTGGGAACCATGGCTCACAGCCTTGTCTGCGACGCGGACGACGAGTACAGCGCTTTTCTGTCGTACGCAAAGAGCAATCCGGACAACTGCCTGTTCCTCGTTGACACTTTCAACGTGCTGAAGAGCGGTGTTCCGAACGCAATACGCGTTGCGCGCGATTTCCTGCTTCCCAACGGCTATAAGTTCAAGGGTATAAGAATTGACAGCGGCGACCTTGCCTACCTTTCAAAACAGGCGCGCAAAATGCTGGACGAAGCAGGCTTTACGGATACTGCAATCTGCCTTTCAAACGGACTGGACGAAAAGACCATTCTTTCGCTGCGCCATCAGGGAGCATGCTTTAATCTGCTCGGCGTAGGCGACAACATTGCCGCGGCAAACGAACGCGTCGGCGGTGTCTACAAGCTTGTTGCGATAGAGGAAAACGGCGTTACAGTTCCGAAAATCAAGGTGACAAACGACAGCTCAAAAACGGTTACGCCGGGCTTTAAGCAGCTCTACCGTTTCTACGACAAAGCTACGGGCTTTGCGCTCGGCGACGTCGTGGCGCTTGACGAGGACAAAATTCCGACAGACTGCTTTACGCTTACAAGCCATATTGAGGAATGGAAGACGAAAACGATAACGGATTACAACGTAAAAAATCTGCGCGTTAAGGTTTTTGAGAACGGAAAGCAGATATATAAAATGCCCGGCGTTCACAAACGCAGGGCATACTGCGAGGAGCAGATGAAAACGCTGTATCCGGAGGTTCTGCGCAGTTCCAATCCGCAGGAATATTACGTTGATTTGACGCACAGGCTTTCCAACCTGCGCAAAGAGCTTATCAAGAAAGCAATAGCACGGTAA
- a CDS encoding TIGR04076 family protein has protein sequence MKSVKKVRITAIRKVFYDDLAEKYENPIEHACEIKEGDVFISENAERPENFCDSAWEILFPFVKTLAEGGGNFYDGWMKNPHSAMLSCNDGFRPVSFLIETVE, from the coding sequence GTGAAAAGCGTGAAAAAAGTCAGAATAACCGCAATACGAAAAGTTTTTTACGACGATCTGGCGGAAAAATATGAAAATCCGATAGAGCACGCCTGCGAAATAAAGGAAGGCGACGTGTTCATCTCGGAAAACGCCGAAAGACCTGAAAATTTCTGCGACAGCGCTTGGGAAATTCTGTTTCCGTTCGTAAAAACGCTTGCCGAAGGCGGCGGAAATTTCTACGACGGCTGGATGAAAAATCCCCATTCCGCAATGCTGTCTTGCAACGACGGCTTCCGCCCCGTAAGCTTTCTGATAGAAACGGTGGAATGA
- a CDS encoding gamma-glutamylcyclotransferase — protein sequence MGRANVEKSIIFMYGEYMNSNHLKFRCPDALCSGMAILDGFRFMINSRGVATIVPDGGSQVQGVLWRVTPFDEGDIDKTLGYNAEEPEKSRCDKLVLMTHTGVGMPVEAIVYVEKDTTPGEPAQSYMQKVISGAAEHAVEKKYIDEVLRRYKPKIKRETFTTY from the coding sequence ATGGGAAGAGCAAACGTTGAGAAATCAATAATTTTTATGTACGGGGAGTACATGAATTCCAATCATCTGAAATTCCGCTGCCCCGACGCGCTGTGTTCAGGCATGGCAATCCTTGACGGATTCCGTTTTATGATAAATTCCCGCGGAGTTGCGACAATAGTTCCAGATGGCGGCAGTCAGGTTCAGGGCGTGCTTTGGCGTGTTACGCCGTTTGACGAGGGCGATATTGACAAGACGCTCGGCTACAATGCGGAAGAACCTGAAAAATCACGCTGCGACAAGCTTGTGCTCATGACACATACCGGTGTCGGCATGCCTGTTGAAGCAATAGTCTACGTTGAAAAAGACACGACGCCCGGAGAACCTGCGCAGAGTTACATGCAGAAGGTTATTTCCGGTGCCGCGGAGCATGCGGTTGAGAAAAAATACATTGACGAGGTGCTTCGCCGGTACAAGCCGAAAATCAAGCGCGAAACGTTTACAACATACTAG
- a CDS encoding UxaA family hydrolase, translating to MKFNGYLRKNGAAGTRNHVLVLSCVSCANHVSRKIADAVEGAVCFCHDTGCTQMGTDLEQTQRTLAGAGKNPNAGAVVVVSLGCEGVSAEKVVEEIKQTGKPVELVRIQTCGGTSAAIAKGIETARAFRKELNKLEKTELDASQLVLGLECGGSDFTSGIVSNPLVGYVADKLVKLGGTVILSETTEMIGAEHLLAARACCPEVADKLLAAVENVEQQAKNMNEDLRGSQPTPGNIEGGLSTIEEKSLGCLAKAGSTAVNEMLEYAQIPTAKGLVIMDTPGYDVESVTGMLAGGAQVVLFTTGRGTPVGSPTAPVIKITGNAQTAQRMAENIDFDASPVLEGKESLEEAGEKLFELLMRVVNGEQSCAEKLGHCESAITRKGPSF from the coding sequence ATGAAATTTAACGGATATCTTCGCAAAAACGGCGCAGCAGGCACACGAAACCACGTGCTCGTGCTTTCCTGCGTATCCTGCGCAAACCACGTCAGCAGAAAAATAGCCGATGCAGTCGAAGGCGCAGTCTGCTTCTGCCACGATACAGGCTGCACGCAGATGGGAACAGACCTTGAACAGACGCAGCGCACTCTTGCCGGAGCGGGCAAAAACCCGAACGCGGGCGCGGTTGTGGTCGTCAGTCTCGGCTGTGAAGGCGTCTCGGCGGAAAAAGTTGTTGAAGAAATAAAACAGACAGGCAAACCTGTTGAGCTTGTACGAATTCAGACCTGCGGCGGCACCTCTGCGGCAATTGCAAAAGGCATAGAAACCGCCAGAGCATTCCGCAAAGAACTGAACAAGCTTGAAAAAACAGAACTTGACGCGTCACAGCTTGTCCTCGGACTTGAATGCGGAGGCTCCGACTTCACGTCAGGAATAGTCTCCAACCCTCTGGTCGGCTACGTTGCTGACAAGCTTGTGAAACTCGGCGGGACAGTCATTCTTTCGGAAACTACGGAAATGATAGGTGCGGAGCATCTGCTTGCGGCGCGCGCATGCTGCCCCGAAGTCGCGGACAAACTGCTTGCGGCTGTTGAAAACGTTGAACAGCAGGCGAAAAACATGAACGAAGACCTGCGCGGCAGCCAGCCGACGCCGGGCAACATTGAAGGCGGACTTTCTACAATAGAAGAAAAATCGCTCGGCTGTCTTGCAAAAGCGGGAAGCACGGCTGTCAACGAAATGCTTGAATACGCGCAGATACCGACAGCAAAAGGTCTTGTAATAATGGATACGCCGGGCTACGACGTGGAATCTGTTACCGGAATGCTTGCCGGAGGCGCCCAGGTTGTCCTCTTCACAACAGGCAGAGGCACCCCTGTCGGTTCCCCGACGGCGCCTGTTATAAAAATCACCGGCAACGCGCAGACGGCGCAGAGAATGGCGGAAAACATAGACTTTGACGCAAGTCCGGTGCTTGAAGGAAAAGAAAGCCTTGAAGAAGCGGGCGAAAAACTCTTTGAACTGCTTATGCGCGTCGTCAACGGCGAACAGAGCTGCGCGGAAAAACTCGGACACTGCGAATCAGCCATAACAAGAAAAGGACCAAGTTTTTAA
- a CDS encoding argininosuccinate synthase: MKKKFKKIVLAYSGGLDTSVIIPWLKENYDNPEIVCVCANVGQDDEIEGLEERAKKSGASKLYIEDLTEEFVNDFIIPTVKAGADYEGYLLGTSFARPIIGKRLVEIAKKEKADAICHGCTGKGNDQVRFELAVMHFAPEMKIIAPWREWDIVSRDQEIDYAEAHKIPLKISRETNYSKDKNLWHLSHEGLDMEDPGNEPQLEKKGFLEMSVSPLKAPNKPTYVTLSFEKGVPVKLDGKKMTATQIIRKLNKLGGENGIGILDLVENRLVGMKSRGVYETPGGTILYRAHEVLETICLDKLTSHKKRELAITFADLVYNGQWFTPLREALSAFVDATQERVTGDVKLKLYKGNIMNAGVWSPYSLYSEEIATFDEGGDYRQDDASGFIHLFGLPTKVQAMLDGANAKKKAPCKKCCGKRGKRD; encoded by the coding sequence ATGAAAAAGAAATTCAAAAAAATAGTTCTTGCATATTCAGGCGGTCTTGACACGTCAGTTATCATTCCGTGGCTCAAGGAAAACTACGACAATCCCGAAATAGTCTGCGTATGCGCAAACGTCGGACAGGACGACGAAATTGAAGGTCTTGAAGAGCGCGCGAAGAAAAGCGGGGCAAGCAAACTTTACATTGAAGACCTCACGGAAGAATTCGTCAACGATTTCATCATTCCGACAGTCAAAGCCGGCGCCGACTACGAAGGCTATCTGCTCGGCACAAGCTTTGCCCGTCCGATTATAGGCAAACGCCTTGTCGAAATCGCAAAGAAAGAAAAAGCAGACGCAATCTGCCACGGCTGCACGGGAAAAGGCAACGACCAGGTTCGTTTTGAACTTGCAGTCATGCACTTCGCTCCTGAAATGAAAATCATTGCCCCGTGGCGCGAATGGGACATCGTCAGCCGCGACCAGGAAATTGACTACGCCGAAGCACACAAAATTCCTCTTAAGATAAGCAGGGAGACAAACTACTCAAAAGACAAAAACCTCTGGCATCTTTCACACGAAGGTCTTGACATGGAAGACCCCGGAAACGAACCTCAGCTTGAGAAAAAAGGCTTCCTCGAAATGTCGGTATCGCCGCTCAAAGCGCCGAACAAACCGACCTACGTCACGCTCAGTTTTGAAAAAGGCGTTCCTGTCAAGCTCGACGGCAAAAAGATGACTGCAACGCAGATTATCCGCAAGCTGAACAAACTCGGCGGCGAAAACGGCATAGGAATTCTTGACCTTGTTGAAAACCGCCTCGTCGGCATGAAATCGCGCGGCGTCTATGAAACCCCGGGAGGCACAATACTTTACAGGGCGCACGAAGTGCTTGAAACGATATGCCTTGACAAACTCACGTCGCACAAAAAACGCGAACTCGCAATCACGTTTGCAGACCTCGTCTACAACGGACAGTGGTTCACCCCGCTTCGCGAAGCTCTCTCGGCATTCGTTGATGCAACGCAGGAGCGCGTTACCGGCGACGTTAAACTGAAGCTTTACAAAGGCAACATAATGAACGCAGGCGTTTGGTCGCCGTACTCGCTTTACAGCGAAGAAATCGCAACGTTTGACGAAGGCGGGGATTACCGCCAGGACGACGCAAGCGGCTTCATCCATCTTTTCGGACTGCCGACTAAGGTTCAGGCAATGCTCGACGGGGCAAACGCCAAAAAGAAAGCGCCGTGCAAAAAATGCTGCGGCAAAAGAGGCAAAAGAGATTAA
- a CDS encoding lysophospholipid acyltransferase family protein: MSRMVDAALSALKAIKPGRRAAALVRFAAGCAELTQPRRSVAEKNLELVFPGISKERKAQLLKECYESLAWTGAELFGWQDNPELINEWTVKVEGRNYIDDALKLGKGVLFLTAHIGNWEHAAAWIGRNYGSYGIAQHNKSPFQKELISRLRAVSGLKVIGKEEPMTRIVSILKKNGLVGIVSDQHAGGDGIQVPLFGKAVSTAQGLAVFSWLTKAPIIPGRSIRLAPYRFKMQFLPPIAWEKLATREETLYDISRRANEVIEKWVLDTPGQWLWLHKRFKEAADYE; encoded by the coding sequence ATGAGCAGAATGGTTGACGCGGCACTTTCAGCGTTAAAAGCAATAAAGCCGGGCAGAAGAGCTGCCGCCCTTGTCCGTTTCGCCGCCGGCTGCGCAGAGCTTACGCAGCCGCGCCGCAGCGTTGCGGAGAAAAATCTGGAGCTTGTCTTCCCCGGCATTTCAAAGGAGCGCAAAGCGCAGCTGCTTAAGGAATGTTACGAAAGCCTTGCCTGGACAGGCGCTGAGCTGTTCGGCTGGCAGGACAATCCGGAGCTTATAAACGAATGGACTGTCAAGGTTGAAGGCAGAAATTACATTGACGACGCCCTGAAGCTTGGAAAAGGAGTGCTTTTCCTCACGGCTCACATTGGCAACTGGGAGCATGCCGCTGCATGGATAGGGCGCAATTACGGATCTTACGGCATTGCGCAGCACAACAAGAGCCCGTTTCAGAAGGAGCTTATCAGCAGACTGCGCGCCGTTTCCGGCTTGAAGGTTATCGGCAAGGAAGAGCCGATGACGCGTATTGTTTCTATACTTAAAAAGAACGGCCTTGTCGGCATAGTTTCAGATCAGCACGCAGGCGGAGACGGAATACAGGTTCCTCTGTTCGGCAAAGCAGTGTCCACGGCGCAGGGGCTTGCCGTATTCTCATGGCTGACGAAGGCGCCGATAATTCCCGGCCGCTCGATAAGGCTTGCGCCGTACAGGTTCAAAATGCAGTTTCTTCCGCCGATTGCGTGGGAAAAGCTTGCAACGAGAGAAGAAACGCTGTACGACATTTCGCGCAGAGCGAACGAAGTGATTGAAAAATGGGTGCTGGATACGCCGGGACAGTGGCTTTGGCTTCACAAACGTTTTAAGGAAGCCGCGGATTACGAATGA
- a CDS encoding helix-turn-helix domain-containing protein has product MKDNNNNESLIEDLVFYNADNLAEMLSCSRRKILDYLQKGIIDSVRFGKQYLVSPTMLRQSMTRLKRGK; this is encoded by the coding sequence ATGAAAGATAACAATAACAATGAAAGCTTAATCGAAGATTTAGTATTCTATAATGCCGATAACTTGGCAGAAATGCTGAGTTGTAGCAGAAGAAAAATACTTGACTATCTACAAAAAGGAATAATAGATAGTGTTCGGTTTGGAAAACAATATCTGGTTAGTCCAACGATGCTGAGACAATCTATGACGCGGTTAAAAAGAGGTAAATAA
- a CDS encoding EamA family transporter codes for MDNAALLKHLFSLVIFGTNGTLSRFIHLSSCGIVFYRTILASLVLFAFFKLSGNKFTFPSYGHDLKFILFSGLAQSTEWFLMYESYRHIDVGVATLLTYCGPVIVIALSPIVFKEKLTVKKLAYLAVVLVGVVFLNRGVGGHGNIKFGLLCAGSSAFCYAAMVICNKRAEHVSGFENAVLQLFFCCCFSIVFTLLKTGFRPPLPEPVISQWLLVLLLGTTNTGLTCYLYFSTLGKLPAQVIAVSGYLEPLLAIVYSSLLLGERMTALQLLGCAMIIGGAARCILEGKKA; via the coding sequence ATGGACAACGCGGCTTTGCTGAAACACCTGTTTTCACTGGTTATCTTCGGCACTAACGGGACTCTTTCCCGCTTTATACACCTTTCGAGCTGTGGTATTGTTTTTTACAGGACAATACTGGCTTCTCTTGTGCTGTTTGCCTTTTTTAAGCTGTCCGGAAACAAATTTACCTTTCCGTCATACGGACATGACCTGAAATTTATACTGTTCTCAGGTCTGGCGCAGTCAACGGAATGGTTTCTCATGTACGAATCCTACCGCCACATAGACGTAGGGGTAGCAACGCTTCTCACCTACTGCGGCCCCGTAATTGTCATAGCGCTGTCGCCGATAGTTTTCAAAGAGAAGCTGACGGTGAAAAAGCTGGCATATTTAGCTGTTGTGCTTGTCGGCGTCGTGTTTCTCAACCGCGGCGTCGGAGGACACGGCAACATAAAATTCGGGCTGCTCTGCGCGGGAAGCTCAGCTTTCTGCTACGCCGCCATGGTAATCTGCAATAAACGGGCAGAACACGTTTCAGGCTTTGAAAACGCCGTGCTGCAGCTTTTTTTCTGTTGCTGCTTCTCCATTGTTTTTACGCTGCTGAAAACAGGCTTCCGGCCTCCTCTTCCGGAACCCGTTATATCCCAGTGGCTGCTTGTTCTTCTGCTCGGAACCACCAATACGGGGCTTACCTGCTATCTTTATTTTTCAACTCTCGGAAAACTTCCGGCGCAGGTCATCGCAGTCAGCGGCTATCTGGAACCGCTGCTTGCAATTGTCTATTCTTCGCTGCTTCTCGGCGAAAGAATGACAGCTCTGCAGCTTCTCGGCTGCGCAATGATTATAGGCGGCGCGGCGCGCTGCATACTTGAAGGAAAAAAGGCGTGA
- a CDS encoding tyrosine-type recombinase/integrase, with product MKFVEAIDQSEVAKLGAVIKEKSFRNYVIFYTGIYCTLRISDILNLKVSDIYDNGKIKNRLIIKEQKTKKIKDTIINRKMRCIFADYISTLDNIRPEDFLFQNKEGKALNRMTAYYFIKDACRKLKIENVATHSLRKTGATALYNQTKSILDCKTLLNHSSSAITERYLRIDRQKIDSALEAINF from the coding sequence ATGAAATTTGTTGAAGCAATAGACCAGTCCGAAGTCGCAAAACTTGGAGCAGTAATTAAAGAAAAATCCTTTAGAAATTATGTTATCTTCTATACTGGTATATATTGTACCTTAAGAATAAGCGATATTCTTAATCTTAAAGTTAGTGATATATACGACAATGGAAAGATTAAAAATCGACTGATTATCAAGGAACAGAAGACTAAAAAGATTAAAGATACAATTATAAATCGTAAAATGCGTTGTATCTTCGCTGATTATATTTCTACACTTGATAACATTAGACCAGAAGATTTTCTGTTTCAGAACAAAGAAGGTAAAGCCCTAAATAGAATGACTGCCTACTACTTTATAAAAGACGCTTGCCGTAAACTAAAAATTGAAAATGTAGCAACACATTCACTACGAAAAACAGGGGCAACAGCACTTTATAATCAGACCAAATCAATTTTGGACTGTAAAACCCTATTAAATCATTCTTCAAGTGCTATAACTGAAAGATATCTCAGAATAGATAGGCAGAAAATAGATAGTGCTCTAGAAGCCATAAACTTTTAA
- a CDS encoding prepilin peptidase: protein MNAALVLFSAYFGACIASFVLAAAERTLEEKKWYGDERSKCVSCGKTLTASELFPIFSFLFQKGRCKNCGAEIARECLYTELLGTACGALFAARFGFSPALLFCCTAFLFLLFSALTDAKSGYIYDNWAFAMAGSGLAERLLFGGFQALTDGITGALAGSALLFAIHLFSRKKGMGLGDAYLMLGFGALFGLKITLLGLYCAFFAGGCTAAVLLLAKKASRKTALPLAPFLAAGALLAVEIYPAVFGYLGITADWPF, encoded by the coding sequence ATGAACGCGGCGTTAGTTCTTTTCAGCGCATATTTCGGGGCGTGTATTGCGTCATTTGTCCTTGCCGCGGCTGAGCGTACGCTTGAAGAAAAAAAATGGTACGGCGACGAACGTTCAAAATGCGTTTCCTGCGGCAAAACGCTGACGGCGTCGGAGCTTTTTCCAATATTTTCCTTTCTGTTTCAGAAAGGGCGCTGTAAAAACTGCGGAGCAGAAATAGCGCGCGAATGCCTTTACACGGAGCTGCTCGGCACCGCGTGCGGGGCGCTTTTTGCAGCCCGCTTCGGCTTTTCGCCTGCCCTGCTGTTCTGCTGCACGGCGTTTCTGTTTCTGCTTTTTTCGGCGCTGACGGACGCAAAAAGCGGATACATTTACGACAACTGGGCATTTGCAATGGCAGGCTCCGGACTTGCGGAAAGACTGCTGTTCGGCGGGTTTCAAGCCCTGACAGACGGAATAACCGGCGCACTTGCAGGTTCTGCCCTGCTGTTTGCAATACATCTTTTCAGCCGCAAAAAAGGAATGGGGCTCGGCGACGCATATCTTATGCTTGGTTTCGGCGCTCTGTTCGGCTTGAAAATTACGCTGCTCGGGCTTTACTGCGCGTTTTTCGCCGGAGGCTGTACGGCTGCCGTGCTGCTGCTTGCGAAAAAGGCGTCGCGCAAAACAGCGCTTCCCCTTGCGCCGTTTTTGGCGGCAGGGGCGCTGCTTGCGGTTGAAATTTATCCTGCTGTGTTCGGTTATCTCGGCATAACTGCCGACTGGCCGTTCTAA